Proteins from a single region of Manis javanica isolate MJ-LG chromosome 5, MJ_LKY, whole genome shotgun sequence:
- the LOC140849584 gene encoding uncharacterized protein, whose translation MTSLYLLTLLLTLETPTQGVLRWGILSAFPKPMPVRFNAAVFPRFFTTNASMNLPYLVKDTLVAPLGENLSFVTNGSLCFTTQNLAGCISLKRRKYGWFSDIILEASSLPVMSAKFEGPNKEGSPPYKNMTIHQMVLWINGTFVHSPRNNSTDRPRQPKYASHCVGDYEGELWPWTDCQSTVVTWATERQEFTISPDMEGRPANEAWWPVKVLEGEFRQQLSMNPFHKWMLCGVNGSCTDLSPFSALQGGGIGVKNITFWCENNHMRAHWNMIMTHNNENYTCSAKSGPESPNSLFPPSPVCVYPPFLFILSNSSFDSCSNETCFLSQCWDARNFTNALVVRIPRWVPVPVDAPNTMTLSRKA comes from the coding sequence atgacttcgctgtacctcctgaccctgctcctgacactggagaccccgactcagggagtattgagatggggaatcctgtctgcctttcctaagcctatgcctgtccgtttcaatgcagccgtttttccgcgctttttcactaccaatgctagtatgaacttgccctacttagttaaagacaccctagtagctcccctgggagaaaacctatccttcgtaactaatgggtcattatgcttcaccactcagaatctagctggctgtatctccctgaaacggaggaaatacggatggttcagtgacataattctagaggccagtagcctccccgttatgtcagctaaatttgaagggcctaataaggaagggagcccgccctataagaacatgactatccaccagatggttctctggatcaatggcacatttgtacactctcccaggaacaattccaccgacaggcctcgtcaacccaaatatgcctcccattgtgtgggcgactatgagggagagctgtggccctggactgactgtcagtcaactgtagtaacgtgggcaactgagaggcaggagtttaccatctccccagatatggagggacggccagccaatgaggcttggtggccagtaaaggtgctcgaaggcgagtttcgtcagcagctgagcatgaaccccttccataaatggatgctgtgtggagtcaatggctcgtgtaccgacctctcccccttttccgccctccagggtgggggaatcggtgtaaaaaatatcaccttttggtgcgagaataaccacatgcgtgcacactggaacatgatcatgacccataacaacgagaactacacgtgttcagcaaaatcaggtccagagtcacctaattccctttttccaccttctccagtatgcgtataccccccatttctgtttatcttatccaatagtagctttgactcctgctccaatgaaacctgctttctgtctcagtgttgggatgcgcgtaactttaccaatgctttggtagtccgcatcccccgttgggtccctgttcccgtagatgcccctaacaccatgactctttCGAGAAAGGCGtga